A stretch of Pseudophryne corroboree isolate aPseCor3 chromosome 9, aPseCor3.hap2, whole genome shotgun sequence DNA encodes these proteins:
- the LOC134957598 gene encoding protein kinase C delta type-like — protein MLKKSEMPKPEMPKPVMPKPEMPKPEMKKTERPKSEMPKPTIKKRAMKKTIYSNTFEAADLNIKPRCGWKRRILSDSSDDEKVSIKRKVARKLSSSSDETSDERTQSRGPQGDAEGGKTSSASTPCLRDAVSSTIQRLEFYHQLGQGAFGKVLLAADSHTNELLAVKIMSKRHLLHVGEKVAFVERKVLELASESAFLIHGHFAHQTKEHVLLGMEYASGGDLEHLLMRNGPLTISNARFYSAEIVCGLQFLHSKGIAHGDLKPDNILVAATGHLKIADFGLASNITPRDWSATGCAGRCGDITPEVRFREERAISHDWFCFGIILSKMVNGRSFGPGTEVRNIIDELFSIMPAKRPGVNDNIRLHRFFRHINWVALEALEMEPPYIPAPPTFPPSASINNQLAIMEAEEANNPPVTAPQKDRFAGFSFTTSTWRTPPKAPGLRPSS, from the exons ATGTTGAAGAAGTCAGAGATGCCGAAGCCAGAGATGCCGAAGCCAGTGATGCCAAAGCCAGAGATGCCAAAGCCAGAGATGAAGAAGACAGAGAGACCAAAGTCAGAGATGCCGAAGCCAACAATTAAAAAGAGAGCGATGAAGAAGACAATTTATTCCAACACCTTTGAGGCGGCAGATTTAAACATCAAGCCCAGATGTGGCTGGAAGAGGAGAATACTATCTGACTCCTCTGATGATGAGAAGGTCTCCATCAAGAGAAAGGTTGCTAGAAAGTTGTCATCAAGCTCAGATGAGACCAGTGATGAGAGGACGCAAAGTAGAGGCCCTCAGGGAGATGCAGAAGGAGGGA AAACCAGCAGTGCTTCAACCCCCTGCCTCAGAGATGCAGTCTCTAGCACCATCCAGAGACTGGAGTTTTACCATCAGTTAGGCCAAGGTGCCTTTGGGAAG GTCCTGCTGGCAGCCGACTCACATACCAACGAGTTGTTAGCTGTGAAGATCATGAGCAAACGACATCTGCTACATGTGGGCGAAAAAGTTGCCTTTGTGGAAAGGAAAGTGCTagaacttgcatcagaaagcgcctTCCTCATTCACGGCCACTTCGCCCACCAGACCAAG GAGCACGTGCTCCTTGGTATGGAGTATGCAAGTGGTGGTGACTTGGAACATCTTCTGATGAGGAATGGGCCTCTTACCATCTCTAATGCAAG ATTCTACAGTGCGGAGATTGTATGTGGGCTCCAATTCCTGCATTCCAAGGGCATTGCCCATGG CGACCTCAAGCCAGATAACATCTTAGTGGCTGCAACAGGCCACCTCAAGATCGCCGACTTCGGTCTCGCAAGTAACATCACACCTAGAGACTGGAGTGCCACTGGCTGTGCTGGAAGATGTGGCGACATCACTCCTGAG GTACGTTTTCGCGAAGAGAGAGCTATCAGTCATGATTGGTTTTGCTTTGGCATCATTCTCAGCAAAATGGTCAATGGAAGATCTTTTGGACCAGGCACTGAAGTCAGGAACATCATTGACGAG CTCTTCAGTATCATGCCAGCCAAACGCCCAGGAGTGAATGATAACATCCGCCTCCATCGCTTCTTCCGGCACATCAACTGGGTCGCCTTGGAAGCCCTTGAGATGGAGCCACCATACATTCCTGCACCA CCGACCTTTCCACCCTCTGCCTCCATAAATAACCAGCTAGCAATAATGGAGGCAGAAGAGGCCAATAATCCACCTGTAACAGCCCCCCAGAAGGACCGGTTTGCAGGGTTCTCATTTACCACCTCCACCTGGAGAACCCCCCCAAAGGCACCGGGCCTACGACCGTCTAGCTGA